A genome region from Defluviimonas aquaemixtae includes the following:
- the glnA gene encoding type I glutamate--ammonia ligase: MSAKDVLKLIKDEEVEYVDVRFTDPRGKLQHVTLIVDIIDEDFFEEGFMFDGSSIAGWKSIDQSDMKLIPDTSSVYIDPFYAEKTLCVHCNVVEPDTGEPYSRDPRSTATKAEAYLKASGIGDTAYFGPEAEFFVFDDVRYSVAMNKVSFEVDAADAAWNTDTEYEMGNSGHRPGVKGGYFPVNPTDAAQDLRSEMLSTMKRMGMKVDKHHHEVASCQHELGLIFSSLTDQADNIQKYKYVIHNVAHAYGKSVTFMPKPIKGDNGTGMHVNMSIWKGGKPLFAGDKYADLSQEALWFIGGILKHAKTLNAFTNPATNSYKRLIPGFEAPVLRAYSARNRSGCVRIPWTESPKAKRVEARFPDPAANPYLAFSALLMAGLDGIKNKIDPGPASDKDLYDLPPEELADIPTVCASLREALESLEADHDFLLAGDVFTKDQIEGYLALKWEEVYAYEHTPHPVEYQMYYSC; the protein is encoded by the coding sequence ATGAGCGCAAAGGACGTTCTCAAGCTGATCAAGGATGAAGAGGTCGAGTATGTCGACGTCCGCTTCACCGATCCGCGCGGCAAGCTTCAGCACGTGACGCTGATCGTCGATATCATCGACGAGGATTTCTTCGAGGAAGGTTTCATGTTCGACGGCTCGTCGATCGCCGGCTGGAAGTCGATCGACCAGTCCGACATGAAGCTGATCCCGGACACGTCGTCGGTTTATATCGACCCGTTCTACGCCGAAAAGACGCTCTGCGTGCACTGCAACGTCGTCGAGCCCGATACCGGCGAACCCTATAGCCGCGATCCGCGCTCGACCGCAACGAAGGCGGAAGCCTATCTCAAGGCCTCCGGCATCGGCGACACGGCATATTTCGGACCCGAGGCCGAATTCTTTGTCTTCGACGACGTCCGCTACTCTGTCGCGATGAACAAGGTCTCGTTCGAGGTCGACGCCGCAGACGCCGCCTGGAACACCGACACCGAATACGAAATGGGCAACTCGGGCCACCGCCCGGGCGTCAAGGGCGGCTACTTCCCCGTCAATCCGACTGACGCGGCGCAGGACCTGCGTTCCGAGATGCTGTCGACCATGAAGCGCATGGGCATGAAGGTCGACAAGCACCACCACGAGGTGGCGTCGTGCCAGCACGAGCTGGGGCTGATCTTCTCCTCGCTGACCGACCAGGCCGACAATATCCAGAAGTACAAGTATGTGATCCACAACGTGGCGCACGCCTATGGCAAGTCGGTCACCTTCATGCCGAAGCCGATCAAGGGCGACAACGGCACGGGAATGCACGTCAACATGTCGATCTGGAAGGGCGGAAAACCCTTGTTCGCCGGCGACAAGTACGCCGATCTCAGCCAAGAGGCGCTGTGGTTCATCGGCGGCATCCTCAAGCACGCCAAGACGCTGAACGCCTTCACCAACCCCGCGACGAACAGCTACAAGCGCCTGATCCCTGGCTTCGAGGCACCGGTCCTGCGCGCTTACTCGGCCCGCAACCGCTCGGGTTGCGTGCGCATCCCGTGGACCGAAAGCCCCAAGGCGAAGCGCGTCGAGGCCCGCTTCCCCGATCCGGCGGCCAACCCCTATCTCGCCTTCTCGGCTCTGCTGATGGCCGGTCTCGACGGGATCAAGAACAAGATCGATCCGGGCCCGGCTTCAGACAAGGACCTCTACGACCTGCCGCCCGAGGAACTGGCCGACATCCCGACCGTCTGCGCGTCGCTCCGAGAAGCGCTGGAATCGCTCGAGGCCGACCACGACTTCCTCCTTGCGGGCGACGTATTCACGAAAGACCAGATCGAGGGCTACCTGGCGCTGAAGTGGGAAGAGGTCTACGCCTACGAACACACGCCGCACCCGGTCGAGTACCAGATGTATTACAGCTGCTGA
- the dddP gene encoding dimethylsulfonioproprionate lyase DddP, whose protein sequence is MDTHYAHRRKIDPTKGAHLPDGSPNDNDRVEIGPTQLAFREWEAAGLTLPNLERMREFRWKRMTQAIVDRGWGGLLMLDPLNIRYATDSTNMQLWNTHNPFRAVLICADGYMVIWDYKSSPFLTEFNPLVRERRSGASMFYFSAGDKGDAAAKGFVAEVDELMRAHAGTNRRLGVDKILVHGLRALEASGFTVEEGEECTEKTRAIKGPDEVLAMRCANDACNKSVAAMELACREGVPGGNMSEDDVWAVLHAENIRRGGEWIETRLLTSGPRTNPWFQECGPRIIQPNEIVAFDTDLVGSYGICIDISRTWWVGEAKPTNAMIYAMRHGHEHIMTNMEMLKPGVSFRELVEGGHRLDDQFQMQKYGCKMHGVGLCDEWPLIAYPDQAVEGAFDYVVEPGMVFCVEALVSPEGGDFSIKLEDQVLITETGHENLTTYPFDERLMGLA, encoded by the coding sequence ATGGATACTCACTACGCCCACCGCCGCAAGATTGACCCCACGAAGGGCGCTCACCTGCCCGACGGGAGCCCTAACGACAACGACCGGGTCGAGATCGGACCGACCCAGCTTGCCTTTCGGGAATGGGAGGCAGCGGGGCTGACGCTGCCCAACCTCGAACGCATGCGCGAATTTCGCTGGAAGCGGATGACCCAGGCCATCGTCGACCGCGGCTGGGGCGGGCTCCTCATGCTCGACCCCCTCAACATCCGCTACGCCACCGATTCCACCAATATGCAGCTATGGAATACCCACAACCCGTTCCGCGCGGTCCTGATCTGCGCCGACGGCTACATGGTGATATGGGACTACAAGAGTTCGCCCTTCCTGACCGAGTTCAATCCGCTCGTCCGCGAGCGGCGTTCGGGCGCGTCGATGTTCTACTTCTCCGCCGGCGACAAGGGCGACGCGGCCGCTAAGGGCTTCGTCGCGGAAGTCGACGAACTGATGCGCGCCCATGCGGGAACCAACCGCAGACTCGGCGTCGACAAGATCCTTGTTCATGGGCTCCGGGCGCTCGAGGCGTCCGGCTTCACCGTCGAGGAAGGCGAGGAATGCACGGAAAAGACCCGCGCCATCAAGGGGCCGGACGAGGTCCTCGCGATGCGCTGCGCCAACGACGCCTGCAACAAATCCGTCGCCGCGATGGAACTCGCCTGTCGCGAAGGCGTGCCGGGTGGCAACATGAGCGAAGACGACGTCTGGGCGGTGCTTCACGCCGAAAACATCAGGCGCGGCGGCGAATGGATCGAGACGCGACTTCTCACCTCCGGTCCGCGCACCAATCCGTGGTTCCAGGAGTGCGGCCCGCGCATCATCCAGCCGAACGAGATCGTGGCCTTCGACACTGACCTCGTCGGCTCCTACGGCATCTGCATCGACATCTCGCGCACCTGGTGGGTGGGCGAGGCCAAGCCCACGAACGCGATGATCTACGCGATGCGCCACGGGCATGAGCACATCATGACGAACATGGAAATGCTGAAACCCGGTGTCAGCTTCCGCGAGCTTGTCGAAGGCGGCCACCGCCTCGACGACCAGTTCCAGATGCAGAAATACGGCTGCAAGATGCACGGTGTCGGGCTTTGCGACGAATGGCCGCTCATCGCCTATCCCGATCAGGCCGTCGAGGGCGCGTTCGACTATGTAGTCGAGCCGGGCATGGTCTTCTGCGTCGAGGCGCTCGTCTCGCCCGAGGGCGGCGATTTCTCGATCAAGCTCGAAGATCAGGTGCTGATCACCGAGACAGGCCACGAGAACCTGACGACCTATCCGTTCGACGAACGCCTGATGGGGCTGGCCTGA
- a CDS encoding P-II family nitrogen regulator, whose protein sequence is MKKIEAIIKPFKLDEVKEALQDVGVQGLSVIEVKGFGRQKGHTELYRGAEYVVDFLPKVKIEVVLPDDLVDAAIEAIVSAARTDKIGDGKIFVSPVEQVIRIRTGETGEDAI, encoded by the coding sequence ATGAAGAAGATCGAAGCCATCATCAAGCCTTTCAAGCTCGACGAGGTGAAGGAAGCGCTTCAGGACGTCGGCGTACAGGGGCTGTCGGTGATCGAGGTCAAGGGCTTCGGCCGTCAGAAGGGCCACACGGAACTCTACCGCGGCGCCGAATATGTCGTCGACTTCCTGCCCAAGGTAAAGATCGAGGTCGTCCTGCCCGACGATCTCGTCGACGCCGCGATCGAGGCCATCGTTTCGGCCGCCCGTACCGACAAGATCGGCGACGGCAAGATCTTCGTCTCCCCCGTCGAACAGGTCATCCGCATCCGCACCGGCGAGACCGGCGAGGACGCGATCTGA